In a genomic window of Nocardia fluminea:
- a CDS encoding alpha/beta hydrolase, whose protein sequence is MSSHCARRRGSAFLLAALLGIGALVTPARAAADPYVDQLADAAATPALGWETCSDGFECASARVPMDYNSPQAAQIDLAVIKLPAADPARRIGTLFVNFGGPGPSGVDRLRERARWPWLFSDELRARFDLVSWDPRAVSRSAGTQCFAGADEQAAYLGSFPGTPTDPLDEPAFFAASADLAARCAQHAGPILRHASTANTARDLDLLRRAVGDEALTYHGISYGTQVGAVYANMFPGRVRAMAFDGSLDFEGNVNGHGADGVNLPLDTRQGVAAGIAETFDTFLRDCSAAGPRCAFAGGDPKLKWIALAERARLAPITVAGTPWTFSQIVSAASSLSRPDTYPDLAILLQSLFDAATVLPAKVPDALFAENHPANRVEAFYTIQCSDSTVPTDPTVYSRAAAAEDLQSRYFGRTAVFNATACAFWQAEDRDRYTGPWNRETAAPILVLNSRYDPATPLRGAKAGAAQLNRAQVVVIEGAGHSSMYVQSTCAEHLKRDYLFTAQLPPAGISCGIDRSPFA, encoded by the coding sequence TTGTCTTCCCACTGTGCACGCCGCCGGGGGTCGGCCTTTCTGCTCGCCGCACTGCTCGGGATCGGCGCGCTCGTCACACCCGCGCGCGCGGCGGCGGATCCGTACGTCGACCAGCTCGCCGACGCTGCCGCCACCCCGGCCCTCGGGTGGGAAACGTGCTCGGACGGGTTCGAGTGCGCGTCGGCTCGGGTACCGATGGACTACAACAGCCCGCAGGCCGCCCAGATCGACCTGGCGGTCATCAAGTTGCCCGCCGCCGATCCCGCCCGCCGCATCGGCACCTTGTTCGTCAATTTCGGTGGGCCCGGCCCCTCCGGCGTCGACCGCCTGCGCGAGCGAGCCCGCTGGCCGTGGCTGTTCTCCGACGAACTGCGCGCCCGCTTCGACCTGGTGTCCTGGGATCCGCGCGCGGTCTCGCGCAGCGCGGGCACGCAGTGTTTCGCCGGTGCCGACGAGCAGGCCGCGTACCTCGGCTCCTTCCCCGGCACACCCACCGATCCGCTCGACGAGCCCGCGTTCTTCGCCGCCTCCGCCGATCTCGCGGCCCGCTGCGCGCAGCACGCGGGGCCGATCCTGCGCCATGCCTCCACCGCGAACACCGCCCGCGACCTGGACCTGTTGCGGCGCGCGGTCGGCGACGAGGCCCTGACGTACCACGGCATCTCCTACGGCACCCAGGTCGGCGCGGTCTACGCCAACATGTTTCCCGGCCGGGTGCGCGCGATGGCGTTCGACGGTTCCCTCGATTTCGAGGGCAATGTGAACGGCCACGGTGCCGACGGCGTGAATCTGCCGCTCGACACCCGTCAGGGTGTGGCCGCGGGCATCGCCGAGACCTTCGACACCTTCCTGCGCGACTGTTCCGCCGCGGGTCCACGCTGCGCTTTCGCCGGGGGCGACCCGAAACTCAAGTGGATCGCGCTGGCCGAACGAGCTCGCCTGGCACCGATCACGGTCGCGGGCACACCGTGGACCTTCTCCCAGATCGTGAGCGCCGCGAGCAGTCTCTCCCGTCCCGATACCTACCCGGACCTGGCGATCCTGCTCCAAAGCCTCTTCGACGCGGCGACCGTACTGCCCGCCAAGGTCCCCGATGCCCTCTTCGCGGAGAACCACCCCGCCAATCGCGTCGAGGCCTTCTACACGATCCAATGCTCCGACAGCACCGTTCCCACCGACCCCACCGTCTACAGCCGGGCCGCCGCCGCCGAAGACCTCCAGTCCCGCTACTTCGGCCGGACCGCCGTCTTCAACGCCACGGCCTGCGCCTTCTGGCAGGCCGAGGACCGCGACCGCTACACCGGCCCGTGGAACCGCGAGACCGCCGCCCCGATCCTCGTCCTCAACAGCCGATACGACCCGGCCACACCACTACGCGGAGCCAAAGCCGGTGCGGCCCAATTGAACCGGGCCCAGGTAGTCGTGATCGAGGGCGCGGGCCACAGCTCCATGTACGTCCAGAGCACCTGCGCCGAACACCTCAAACGCGATTACCTGTTCACCGCCCAGCTCCCACCCGCCGGCATCAGCTGCGGGATCGACCGCTCACCGTTCGCGTGA
- a CDS encoding cutinase family protein: MRIFAGVLPAAEAIALIMTVLCAVMCVQAGRVSAKEPSRCAPFTALMAPGTWETTATADPAVPIGMLAPVGNGLAAALGEAVDVRYVPYAASAFDQGLTYSQSKDTLLAALREMLSGLCASTKVMIAGYSQGADGAGDVVADIGNGRGPISAERVIGVGLLADPKRDPSTTTALGPHAPGRGLAGIRPGGFGQLSPVVRTICLDGDLYCSIREGAQPFLAAIGQVFSGNADLPAFAGELSRSLVSQLSSGALAGVKPTMSALTAGTEALPVDSPRATTEVAEIGIEANSLAGVLRPLRELLAFVQKFPAAREKLRAAAAGSPEAAALAILDVLDQMDIEAALAATTELADAAQRLLDGGLDGAIDTAVEGLRDALAPLAHQVASEIAPLLGLDEATLSAGAQILKLLQPNVIIEQITNIGTGVMRLAAAMPRIMDCFAQLPEAIADRDVRSAHQLSGELNNLFAPAITMAARVDFALVSEILGAAAILDPSGLTMAVALVAELLSRLDMIRIAHDIGLIQEVGWRAVELLDDGDSAGAGAELAGLAPIGLDLAKAAAGLFTDVPKTDPALLGVPNEVDARRSALVEAIKSGDIRAVVDAVIALVDSTQLSELVDLVGQGVDVATFYASGVHMHYGPGAEQLRDFLNERTSR, from the coding sequence ATGAGGATCTTCGCCGGCGTCCTGCCTGCCGCCGAGGCGATCGCGCTGATCATGACAGTGCTGTGCGCGGTGATGTGTGTGCAGGCGGGGCGGGTCTCGGCGAAGGAGCCGAGCCGATGCGCTCCGTTCACGGCGTTGATGGCGCCGGGTACCTGGGAAACGACCGCGACCGCCGACCCCGCCGTACCGATCGGCATGCTCGCGCCCGTGGGCAACGGTCTCGCGGCCGCGCTGGGTGAGGCCGTCGACGTGCGGTACGTGCCCTATGCCGCTTCGGCTTTCGATCAGGGACTGACCTACAGCCAGTCCAAGGACACCCTGCTCGCCGCGCTGCGCGAGATGCTGAGCGGGCTGTGTGCCTCGACGAAGGTCATGATCGCCGGTTACAGCCAGGGTGCCGACGGAGCGGGCGATGTCGTCGCGGACATCGGCAACGGGCGTGGTCCGATCTCGGCGGAGCGGGTCATCGGTGTGGGTCTGCTGGCCGACCCCAAACGCGATCCGAGCACCACCACAGCGCTCGGGCCCCATGCGCCGGGGCGCGGCCTCGCGGGCATCCGGCCCGGCGGTTTCGGACAGCTTTCCCCGGTGGTACGGACGATCTGCCTGGACGGCGACCTGTACTGCTCGATTCGCGAAGGGGCCCAACCCTTCCTGGCCGCGATCGGCCAGGTCTTCTCCGGCAACGCCGACCTGCCCGCGTTCGCGGGAGAGCTGTCGCGATCACTGGTCTCGCAGCTGTCCAGCGGTGCGCTCGCCGGGGTGAAACCGACGATGTCCGCGCTCACCGCCGGTACCGAGGCACTGCCTGTCGACTCGCCCCGCGCGACCACCGAAGTCGCCGAGATCGGGATCGAGGCGAATTCGCTCGCCGGTGTTCTGCGTCCGCTGCGAGAACTACTCGCGTTCGTGCAGAAGTTCCCGGCCGCACGGGAGAAGCTGCGGGCCGCCGCGGCCGGTTCGCCGGAGGCGGCGGCGCTGGCGATCCTCGACGTGCTCGACCAGATGGATATCGAGGCGGCCCTCGCCGCGACCACCGAATTGGCCGATGCCGCACAGCGCTTGCTCGACGGCGGCCTGGACGGTGCGATCGACACCGCGGTCGAGGGTCTCCGTGACGCGCTGGCGCCGCTGGCACATCAGGTCGCCTCGGAGATCGCGCCGCTGCTCGGGCTGGACGAGGCGACGCTGTCGGCCGGAGCGCAGATCCTGAAACTCCTGCAGCCGAACGTGATCATCGAGCAGATCACGAATATCGGCACCGGCGTGATGCGGCTCGCCGCCGCCATGCCCCGGATCATGGACTGTTTCGCCCAACTGCCCGAGGCGATCGCGGACCGTGATGTCCGCTCGGCGCACCAGCTCAGTGGTGAGCTCAACAACTTGTTCGCACCGGCGATCACGATGGCCGCCCGAGTCGACTTCGCGCTGGTGTCCGAAATCCTCGGCGCCGCGGCGATTCTCGACCCCTCCGGTCTGACCATGGCCGTAGCTCTGGTCGCCGAGTTGTTGTCGCGCCTGGACATGATCCGGATCGCCCACGACATCGGTCTGATCCAGGAAGTGGGCTGGCGCGCCGTCGAATTGCTCGACGACGGCGATTCGGCCGGGGCCGGTGCCGAGCTGGCGGGTCTGGCCCCGATCGGTCTCGACCTCGCGAAGGCGGCGGCCGGACTGTTCACCGACGTGCCGAAAACCGATCCCGCGCTGCTCGGCGTACCGAACGAGGTCGACGCCCGGCGGAGCGCGCTCGTCGAGGCGATCAAGTCCGGTGATATCCGCGCGGTGGTCGACGCAGTGATCGCGCTGGTGGATTCCACGCAGCTGAGCGAGCTCGTCGACCTGGTCGGACAGGGCGTCGACGTGGCGACCTTCTACGCCTCGGGGGTCCACATGCACTACGGCCCCGGCGCGGAGCAACTGCGTGACTTCCTGAACGAACGCACCTCGCGGTGA
- a CDS encoding type Z 30S ribosomal protein S14 — protein sequence MAKKALRIKAEAKPKFAVRAYTRCQRCGRPHAVYRKFGLCRICVREMAHRGELPGVHKSSW from the coding sequence ATGGCTAAGAAAGCACTGCGCATCAAGGCGGAGGCCAAGCCTAAGTTCGCCGTCCGCGCCTACACCCGCTGCCAGCGTTGCGGTCGCCCGCACGCGGTCTACCGCAAGTTCGGCCTGTGCCGCATCTGCGTCCGCGAAATGGCGCACCGCGGTGAGCTCCCGGGCGTGCACAAGAGCTCCTGGTGA
- the rplE gene encoding 50S ribosomal protein L5 has product MTTSEQTQPRLKARYRAEIKDALNGEFEYANVMQIPGVVKVVVNMGVGDAARDAKLINGAVKDLELITGQKPEIRKATKSIAQFKLREGMPIGAKVTLRGDRMWEFLDRLVSIALPRIRDFRGLSPKQFDGNGNYTFGLSEQSMFHEIDVDSIDRPRGMDITVVTTATNNEEGRALLKHLGFPFKEN; this is encoded by the coding sequence ATGACCACCTCTGAGCAGACTCAGCCCCGGCTGAAGGCGCGCTACCGCGCCGAGATCAAGGACGCGCTGAACGGCGAGTTCGAATACGCCAACGTGATGCAGATCCCCGGCGTCGTCAAGGTCGTCGTGAACATGGGTGTCGGCGACGCCGCCCGTGACGCGAAGCTGATCAACGGTGCCGTCAAGGACCTCGAGCTGATCACCGGCCAGAAGCCCGAAATCCGTAAGGCCACCAAGTCGATCGCGCAGTTCAAGCTGCGTGAGGGCATGCCGATCGGCGCGAAGGTCACCCTTCGTGGCGACCGTATGTGGGAGTTCCTGGACCGCCTCGTGTCCATCGCGCTGCCCCGTATCCGCGACTTCCGCGGCCTGTCGCCGAAGCAGTTCGACGGCAACGGCAACTACACGTTCGGCCTCAGCGAGCAGTCGATGTTCCACGAGATCGACGTGGATTCCATCGACCGCCCGCGCGGTATGGACATCACCGTGGTCACCACCGCGACCAACAACGAAGAAGGCCGCGCGCTGCTGAAGCACCTCGGCTTCCCGTTCAAGGAGAACTGA
- the rplX gene encoding 50S ribosomal protein L24: MKVHKGDTVLVISGKDKGAKGKVIQAFPATGKVLVEGVNRIKKHVADSANQRGASSGGIVTQEAPIQVSNVMVVDSDGNPTRVGYRTDEESGKRVRISRKNGKDI, from the coding sequence ATGAAGGTGCACAAGGGTGACACCGTGCTCGTCATTTCGGGCAAGGACAAGGGCGCCAAGGGCAAGGTCATCCAGGCCTTCCCGGCGACCGGCAAGGTTCTCGTCGAAGGCGTGAACCGCATCAAGAAGCACGTCGCGGATTCCGCGAACCAGCGTGGCGCGTCCTCGGGTGGCATCGTCACCCAGGAAGCCCCCATCCAGGTTTCCAACGTGATGGTCGTCGACTCCGACGGTAACCCGACTCGCGTCGGCTACCGCACCGACGAAGAGTCCGGCAAGCGCGTCCGGATCTCCCGTAAAAACGGGAAGGACATCTGA
- the rplN gene encoding 50S ribosomal protein L14, producing the protein MIQQESRLRVADNTGAKEILCIRVLGGSSRRYAGIGDIIVATVKDAIPGANVKKGDVVKAVVVRTVKERRRPDGSYIKFDENAAVLIKPDNDPRGTRIFGPVGRELRDKRFMKIVSLAPEVL; encoded by the coding sequence GTGATTCAGCAGGAGTCGCGACTGCGCGTCGCCGACAACACCGGAGCGAAGGAAATCCTTTGCATCCGCGTGCTCGGTGGCTCGTCGCGTCGCTATGCCGGTATCGGTGACATCATCGTCGCCACCGTGAAGGACGCCATCCCCGGCGCCAACGTGAAGAAGGGCGACGTCGTCAAGGCTGTCGTCGTTCGCACGGTCAAGGAGCGTCGTCGTCCGGACGGTTCCTACATCAAGTTCGACGAGAACGCCGCCGTGCTGATCAAGCCGGACAACGATCCTCGTGGCACCCGTATCTTCGGCCCGGTCGGCCGTGAGCTGCGTGACAAGCGCTTCATGAAGATCGTTTCGCTGGCCCCGGAGGTGCTCTGA
- a CDS encoding ABC transporter ATP-binding protein/permease: MGWEACVETSRDWSVEWFESLKWLGIAFLITAVVFVVIAALLLRLTKWGRQFWHVSGDYFRGPGAWRTWLFIAALLILALLSVRLSVLISYWGNDMFTSFQVGASALKAADEAGVAEAKTGFWNSAKLFILLITIWMVKELVYLYAKLAFDIRWRVWLTERVTTDWMRGRAFYRSRFIDNTIDNPDQRIQADTDTFTQQSRALALGAVEAVVSVVSFTKVLWDLSGPMTILGVTIPRAALVIVLTYVLVSTVIAFWIGHPLIRINFLIERMNANFRYSLVRVRDSAESVAFYNGEDVERNGLLGRFAQVIQVQWSYVYRYLKFAGWNFVVGQSAYLFPYLIQAPRFFSGAVTLGGMNQTASAFGEIQSSLSFFRESYDDFAAYRASLIRLDGLMIASNDSRDLPKIAATDLDDTVKLDKVDVRKPDGEVLIDDLTLRLDPSDALVIKGASGSGKTTLLRALAQMWPYAAGEISRPAGTETLFLSQMPYLPLGDLRTAVEYPVKPEDVSDETLREVLAKVHLGHLVDRLDDEDDWAKILSPGEQQRLAFARILLVRPKVVFLDEATSAVDEGLEYSLYKLIRTEVPDTIVVSVAHRSTVDQHHTQVLTLEGDGPWELAPVKG, encoded by the coding sequence GTGGGATGGGAAGCGTGCGTGGAGACGTCTAGGGACTGGAGCGTCGAGTGGTTCGAGAGCCTGAAATGGCTCGGGATCGCCTTCCTCATCACCGCAGTGGTTTTCGTGGTCATCGCCGCGTTGTTGCTCAGGCTGACGAAGTGGGGTCGCCAATTCTGGCATGTCAGCGGTGACTATTTCCGTGGCCCCGGGGCTTGGCGCACTTGGCTTTTCATCGCGGCACTGCTGATCCTGGCATTGTTGAGTGTCCGGCTGAGCGTGCTGATCAGCTACTGGGGCAATGACATGTTCACCTCGTTCCAGGTCGGTGCGTCCGCACTGAAGGCTGCGGATGAGGCGGGGGTCGCGGAAGCCAAAACGGGGTTCTGGAACTCTGCGAAGCTGTTCATCCTGCTGATCACCATCTGGATGGTCAAAGAGCTGGTGTACCTGTACGCGAAGCTGGCGTTCGATATTCGGTGGCGGGTGTGGCTCACCGAGCGTGTCACCACCGACTGGATGCGTGGCCGCGCGTTCTATCGGTCCCGGTTCATCGACAACACGATCGACAACCCTGATCAGCGAATCCAGGCAGATACCGACACGTTCACGCAGCAGTCCCGCGCGCTTGCATTGGGCGCGGTCGAGGCGGTGGTCTCGGTCGTATCGTTCACCAAGGTTCTGTGGGATCTGTCCGGGCCGATGACCATCCTCGGGGTCACGATCCCTCGTGCAGCCCTGGTCATCGTGCTCACGTACGTCCTGGTCTCGACCGTGATCGCCTTCTGGATCGGTCACCCGCTGATTCGGATCAACTTCTTGATCGAGCGGATGAACGCCAATTTCCGTTACTCGCTGGTGCGCGTGCGTGACTCCGCTGAAAGCGTGGCGTTCTACAACGGCGAGGATGTCGAACGGAACGGCCTGCTCGGCCGTTTCGCCCAGGTGATCCAGGTGCAGTGGTCTTACGTCTACCGGTACCTCAAGTTCGCCGGCTGGAACTTCGTTGTCGGCCAGTCCGCTTACCTCTTCCCGTACCTCATTCAGGCGCCCCGTTTCTTCAGTGGTGCGGTGACCCTGGGTGGGATGAACCAGACGGCTTCGGCTTTCGGTGAGATCCAGAGCTCGCTGTCGTTCTTCCGTGAGTCCTACGACGACTTCGCCGCTTACCGGGCGTCCCTGATCCGCCTCGACGGCTTGATGATCGCCAGCAACGACTCTCGCGACTTGCCCAAGATCGCCGCCACGGATCTGGACGACACGGTAAAACTTGACAAGGTCGATGTCCGCAAGCCGGACGGCGAGGTACTCATCGACGACTTGACCTTGCGGCTCGACCCCAGCGACGCATTGGTTATCAAGGGTGCTTCGGGCAGCGGCAAGACAACATTGCTACGCGCGCTGGCGCAGATGTGGCCCTACGCCGCTGGCGAGATCAGTCGTCCGGCAGGCACCGAGACATTGTTCCTGTCCCAGATGCCTTACCTCCCGCTCGGCGACCTGCGCACGGCTGTCGAATACCCGGTCAAGCCAGAAGACGTGAGCGACGAGACGCTGCGCGAGGTCCTCGCCAAGGTTCATCTCGGCCACCTTGTCGACCGTCTCGACGACGAGGACGACTGGGCGAAGATCCTGTCCCCGGGTGAGCAGCAGCGCTTGGCCTTCGCCCGCATCCTGCTGGTCCGACCCAAGGTGGTCTTCCTCGACGAGGCGACCTCCGCCGTCGACGAGGGGCTGGAGTACTCCCTCTACAAACTGATCCGCACCGAGGTCCCGGACACCATCGTCGTCTCGGTGGCCCACCGCAGCACCGTCGACCAGCACCACACCCAGGTACTGACGCTCGAAGGCGACGGTCCGTGGGAACTGGCGCCGGTGAAGGGCTGA
- a CDS encoding ABC transporter substrate-binding protein, with protein MTTVRTSRVWRRAAVAALAGALAFGVVACGSSEDESASGEAVTITHARGETTVPGTPKKIVALGNQWLDSSLALGVVPVGYIDNVSAVSKSTPPWTPESLKSATALNTTGNIAEQVAALEPDLILADPFIADQKTYDDLSKVAPTLPALTKDAVTPWQDQVTALGKVLHKESDASAVIKKVDDKVAAISAANPGLKGKTFASTWLASPAQLMVLTDPNDGSAKVFTALGMGIPANLTALPANQGRLALSPEKVDELTADLLLAGYSPGLDEKYRQLPGYAELPSVRKGSVVFLTTQEISAINQPSALSVPYMLDKLEPAFAAAAK; from the coding sequence ATGACGACTGTTCGGACTTCGCGCGTCTGGCGACGCGCGGCGGTGGCCGCGCTCGCCGGTGCCCTCGCCTTCGGCGTGGTCGCCTGCGGTTCCAGCGAGGACGAGTCCGCCTCGGGCGAAGCGGTGACCATCACCCACGCCCGCGGTGAGACGACCGTCCCCGGCACTCCGAAGAAGATCGTCGCCCTCGGCAACCAGTGGCTCGACAGCTCGCTGGCGCTCGGCGTGGTCCCCGTCGGCTACATCGACAACGTCTCCGCGGTGTCCAAGAGCACCCCGCCGTGGACGCCGGAGTCCCTGAAGTCGGCCACCGCCCTCAACACCACCGGCAATATCGCCGAGCAGGTCGCGGCGCTCGAGCCGGACCTGATCCTGGCCGACCCGTTCATCGCCGACCAGAAGACCTACGACGACCTGTCCAAGGTCGCCCCGACCCTGCCCGCGCTGACCAAGGACGCTGTCACCCCGTGGCAGGACCAGGTCACGGCGCTGGGCAAGGTGCTGCACAAGGAGTCCGACGCGAGCGCGGTGATCAAGAAGGTCGACGACAAGGTCGCCGCCATCTCCGCCGCCAACCCCGGCTTGAAGGGCAAGACCTTCGCCAGCACCTGGCTCGCCAGCCCCGCGCAGCTGATGGTGCTCACCGACCCCAACGACGGCTCGGCCAAGGTGTTCACCGCACTCGGCATGGGCATCCCGGCCAACCTCACCGCGCTGCCCGCCAACCAGGGCCGTCTGGCGCTGTCGCCGGAGAAGGTCGACGAGCTCACCGCCGACCTGCTGCTGGCCGGTTACTCCCCCGGCCTCGACGAGAAGTACCGGCAGCTGCCGGGTTACGCCGAGCTGCCGTCGGTGCGCAAGGGTTCGGTCGTTTTCCTGACCACTCAGGAGATCAGCGCGATCAACCAGCCCAGCGCCCTGTCGGTGCCGTACATGCTGGACAAGCTCGAGCCCGCGTTCGCCGCCGCCGCGAAATAG